The following coding sequences lie in one Heyndrickxia oleronia genomic window:
- a CDS encoding CPBP family intramembrane glutamic endopeptidase, giving the protein MKKIKNYLILTFLLTYVSWGIMIMYTQVNNVPFGSSIFMLILYVIGVVGPAIGAIVVNKQMDSNVQYKSFLKNIYYPSKRIGWYLFIGCIVIIFHMGPYILIGGNKIAPFSLLFLQFPLFIVIGGFEEIGWRGLLLPELEKKISPFLSTLILGIIWSVWHLPLFFIQGTYQYQFLNFFTFMISTIAFSFILSIVYFKTRSIFTCIMTHAFLNSIAGVFVINESLLAEMIPLLFACIIFFIFLNKNRAFATIKDSNLSKRNLE; this is encoded by the coding sequence ATGAAAAAGATTAAAAATTACCTCATTCTGACATTCTTATTGACCTATGTGTCATGGGGAATCATGATAATGTATACTCAAGTAAATAATGTTCCTTTTGGTTCTTCAATCTTCATGTTAATTTTATATGTGATTGGAGTAGTAGGTCCTGCAATAGGGGCTATAGTGGTTAATAAACAAATGGATTCTAATGTACAATATAAAAGTTTCTTGAAAAATATATATTATCCATCAAAAAGAATAGGATGGTACTTATTTATTGGATGTATCGTTATCATTTTTCATATGGGTCCATACATTCTTATTGGTGGAAATAAAATTGCCCCGTTTTCCCTTTTATTCTTACAATTTCCTTTGTTTATCGTTATTGGAGGGTTTGAGGAAATTGGTTGGAGGGGACTTTTGCTTCCAGAGTTAGAAAAGAAAATATCTCCGTTTCTTAGCACCCTTATCTTAGGGATCATCTGGAGTGTTTGGCATTTACCATTGTTTTTTATACAAGGAACATACCAATATCAATTTTTAAACTTTTTTACATTTATGATTAGTACGATCGCTTTTTCATTCATATTATCGATTGTTTATTTTAAAACGAGAAGTATTTTCACCTGTATAATGACACATGCATTTTTAAATAGTATTGCAGGGGTGTTTGTTATTAACGAATCGCTGCTAGCGGAAATGATCCCTTTGTTATTTGCATGTATTATATTCTTCATTTTTTTAAATAAAAATAGAGCTTTTGCAACCATTAAAGATTCTAATCTATCAAAAAGAAACTTGGAGTGA
- a CDS encoding NADPH-dependent FMN reductase: MSFLNKLFGKTTKEEEIMTEKLNIGIILGSTRQGRLSPQVGEWVKGIADQRGDANYEIVDIADFKLPFLGEADAPGIAAWNEKLAELDGFVFIVQEYNHSITGALKNALDLAREAWNNKAAGIVSYGSTGGARAAEHLRGILGELMIADVRTHPTLSLFTDFENGTVFKPQDLHLDNINLMLDQVNTWSRALKTIR, from the coding sequence ATGAGTTTTCTCAACAAACTATTTGGTAAAACAACGAAGGAGGAAGAAATCATGACAGAAAAATTAAACATTGGAATTATTTTAGGTAGTACACGCCAAGGACGTTTAAGTCCTCAAGTCGGTGAATGGGTAAAAGGAATTGCAGATCAACGTGGAGATGCTAATTATGAAATCGTTGATATTGCAGATTTCAAACTACCATTTTTAGGTGAAGCAGATGCACCAGGAATTGCAGCATGGAATGAAAAACTTGCTGAATTAGATGGATTCGTATTCATTGTTCAAGAATATAATCACAGTATTACAGGAGCTTTAAAAAATGCCCTTGATTTAGCTCGTGAAGCATGGAATAACAAAGCAGCAGGGATTGTTAGCTATGGTTCAACTGGTGGTGCTCGTGCAGCTGAACACTTACGTGGTATCCTAGGTGAATTGATGATTGCTGATGTTCGTACTCATCCTACATTGTCATTATTTACAGATTTTGAAAATGGTACTGTATTTAAACCACAAGATCTTCATCTTGACAATATTAATTTAATGCTTGACCAAGTTAATACTTGGAGCCGTGCCTTAAAAACAATTCGCTAA
- a CDS encoding YdcF family protein has translation MKISELNPDQLTDKQMADLLYNHVHDDMEKGDCILVFGSRLATKSRLPKAIQLYREGRAKKILFSGGTIWGVGNDSEAILLKKKALELGIPETDILVETESQNTKENIIASLLILDRYFELHKIKRLLIVTSNYHMKRAYLTLKTYMPSWIEYSLCKAENQYTQEDNWFLTEEGRKRVKEESKKIIKYVKWGAIIDDEI, from the coding sequence ATGAAGATATCGGAATTAAATCCAGATCAATTAACAGATAAGCAAATGGCAGACTTATTATACAATCATGTTCATGATGATATGGAGAAAGGGGACTGCATACTTGTATTCGGTAGCCGTCTGGCTACCAAGTCCCGATTGCCAAAGGCTATCCAATTATATCGAGAGGGTCGGGCGAAAAAGATTCTTTTTTCAGGTGGGACGATTTGGGGAGTAGGTAATGATTCTGAGGCAATTTTATTGAAGAAGAAAGCTTTGGAGCTTGGTATTCCAGAGACAGATATTTTGGTGGAGACGGAGTCACAAAATACAAAGGAAAATATTATCGCTTCATTACTAATTTTAGATCGATATTTTGAATTACACAAAATAAAAAGATTGCTTATTGTAACATCCAACTATCATATGAAAAGAGCCTATCTAACTTTAAAAACCTATATGCCTAGCTGGATTGAATATTCTCTATGTAAAGCAGAAAACCAATATACGCAAGAAGACAATTGGTTTCTAACCGAAGAGGGGAGAAAAAGAGTAAAGGAGGAGTCTAAAAAAATTATAAAATATGTAAAATGGGGAGCAATCATTGACGATGAGATATAA
- a CDS encoding CotD family spore coat protein codes for MSYYHHQHLQGCGIKHCPPSVLPTQYDPGLTDPPQNAVRTTVIPHVIRHVHPSHTTNVNKHVFTHQHYFPHTESVVNVCCENHVFCGCPVDPCCPPRHFGFY; via the coding sequence ATGAGTTACTATCATCACCAGCATCTACAGGGGTGTGGAATCAAACATTGCCCACCTTCAGTATTACCAACACAATATGATCCGGGTTTAACAGATCCACCGCAGAACGCAGTCAGAACAACAGTTATCCCACATGTAATAAGACATGTTCATCCTTCACATACAACGAATGTGAATAAACATGTTTTTACACATCAACATTATTTTCCACATACGGAATCAGTTGTAAATGTATGCTGTGAGAATCATGTATTCTGTGGATGCCCAGTTGATCCATGCTGCCCACCAAGACATTTTGGATTTTATTAA
- a CDS encoding efflux RND transporter periplasmic adaptor subunit, translating into MIIFVLIATGAYFYFQNENYVKTNDAVVSADMLPVVSPMTGVLTNWKADQGKDVKENETIGKVSDGVKEIPVTSKMSGKIIKNEARKNQMVQAGQSLGEEADMDHLYIIANIKETDLKDIEIGESVDIEVDGDKDSVFAGTVSEIGYATNSVFSVLPQSSNGNYTKVTQKVAVKIEINQPSSKVLPGMNASVKISI; encoded by the coding sequence TTGATTATCTTTGTTTTGATAGCAACTGGTGCCTATTTTTATTTTCAAAATGAAAACTATGTAAAGACAAATGACGCTGTAGTATCAGCTGATATGCTTCCGGTTGTGTCACCAATGACAGGTGTATTAACGAATTGGAAAGCAGATCAAGGAAAAGATGTAAAAGAAAATGAAACAATTGGTAAAGTATCCGATGGAGTAAAGGAAATTCCAGTTACATCAAAGATGAGTGGGAAAATAATCAAAAATGAAGCAAGAAAAAATCAAATGGTTCAAGCTGGTCAATCACTTGGAGAAGAGGCAGACATGGATCATTTATATATTATTGCAAATATTAAAGAAACCGATTTAAAAGATATAGAGATTGGTGAAAGTGTCGATATTGAAGTTGATGGAGATAAAGATTCGGTGTTTGCAGGAACCGTTAGTGAAATTGGCTATGCAACGAACTCAGTATTCTCTGTATTGCCACAAAGCTCTAATGGAAACTATACTAAAGTAACTCAAAAAGTAGCCGTAAAAATTGAAATAAATCAGCCATCTTCAAAAGTCCTACCCGGAATGAACGCTAGTGTGAAAATATCCATATAA
- a CDS encoding MFS transporter encodes MNQETPKGFMGIPQYIIISFLTIFAIGPQYFINLSYSMNQEIVQNSLHFDSEGLMIPSILANIAFALGIPFGPVLTRVLGFKRNYLIMLCIFLLGSFIGVISPDLLLLIIGRIIQGISAGILFLTILPVSLRSFPNKVRNTFLFMVITGLFGATAMGALFGSLSLSVNTWRWLFILNILSALLCLIVGYFGLPRNEVHVQQKAMDKTGGFLYCLMMIILAIPLCNLMEKGFASLYVWPFFVLAFILAVLFIFIDLKAENPLIPFRTLKAAKPISGTVMAVASHVLLVLSIAGINGFVRHNMDLPFHYLLHFYFWFFIGIVVTAILHTLLYSALGAGKLGIVGSLIVIYVSFQWRTMSPEISLSTLYFQIACLGAGVSMVLVGGALGTAFAGDLHFAPMRSATLHSIRNFVGAIITPIVGWFISTQNAIQYENIRGNLGQFGAEAKSEMAQTIHRLVETGMSASEAKTLASYELIANSKKAAILGAYHHLFTIMLGVAVIMLIGSIGKMATGKGIGLVKKEKKSPVSNVKVSPNHIK; translated from the coding sequence ATGAATCAAGAGACCCCGAAGGGATTCATGGGAATTCCACAATATATAATTATATCCTTTTTGACTATTTTTGCTATAGGACCCCAGTATTTTATAAATTTATCTTATTCAATGAATCAAGAAATTGTTCAAAATAGTCTACATTTCGATTCAGAAGGATTAATGATTCCGTCTATTTTAGCAAATATAGCTTTTGCTCTTGGTATTCCATTTGGACCTGTTTTAACAAGAGTATTAGGATTTAAGAGAAATTACTTAATAATGTTATGTATCTTTTTACTTGGCTCGTTCATTGGGGTAATATCACCTGATTTATTACTACTAATAATAGGGAGAATCATACAAGGGATTAGTGCAGGTATTTTGTTTTTAACCATTTTACCTGTCAGCTTAAGATCGTTTCCAAATAAAGTTCGAAATACCTTTTTGTTTATGGTAATTACCGGATTGTTTGGTGCAACTGCAATGGGAGCACTCTTCGGATCATTATCCCTAAGCGTTAATACATGGCGTTGGCTATTTATATTAAATATACTATCTGCTTTGCTATGCTTAATTGTAGGATACTTTGGTCTTCCGAGAAATGAAGTGCATGTTCAACAAAAAGCAATGGATAAGACAGGCGGTTTTTTATACTGTCTTATGATGATTATATTGGCCATTCCTTTGTGTAATCTAATGGAAAAAGGGTTTGCTTCACTATATGTGTGGCCATTTTTTGTTTTAGCCTTCATTTTGGCTGTTTTATTTATCTTTATAGATTTAAAAGCGGAAAATCCATTAATTCCATTTCGAACTTTAAAAGCAGCAAAGCCTATTTCAGGAACGGTGATGGCGGTTGCCTCCCATGTATTGCTAGTACTATCGATTGCAGGGATAAATGGCTTTGTCCGTCATAATATGGATCTTCCATTTCATTATTTACTGCACTTTTATTTTTGGTTTTTTATTGGAATAGTAGTTACCGCAATTCTTCATACATTGCTTTATAGTGCTTTAGGTGCAGGTAAGTTAGGAATTGTTGGGTCATTAATTGTAATATATGTAAGCTTTCAATGGAGAACGATGAGTCCTGAAATTTCTTTGTCTACCCTTTATTTTCAAATTGCATGTCTAGGTGCAGGGGTAAGTATGGTATTAGTTGGGGGGGCATTAGGAACAGCATTTGCAGGTGATTTACATTTTGCGCCGATGCGTTCTGCTACCTTGCATTCTATTCGTAACTTTGTTGGAGCGATCATTACACCAATCGTAGGTTGGTTTATATCCACGCAAAATGCAATCCAATATGAAAATATCAGAGGGAATCTAGGGCAATTTGGAGCGGAAGCGAAATCTGAAATGGCTCAGACCATTCATCGATTAGTAGAGACAGGAATGTCAGCAAGTGAGGCAAAAACCTTAGCATCATATGAACTAATAGCCAATTCCAAAAAGGCAGCAATTCTAGGAGCCTACCATCATTTATTTACAATCATGCTAGGAGTGGCTGTAATTATGCTTATTGGCTCAATTGGTAAAATGGCAACTGGAAAGGGTATTGGTCTAGTAAAAAAGGAAAAGAAAAGTCCGGTTTCAAATGTAAAAGTAAGCCCAAATCATATAAAATGA
- a CDS encoding MarR family winged helix-turn-helix transcriptional regulator yields MNDKTVQLIEYEIALLVRLTTAHSPRLGSLDRAEYLLLSQLQKSSPIAINALAEQLLLNLSTASRQIAVLEKKGYIKRFPDPINGRISLIELTEKGSNILKKVQDARSSAYTEMLNEWSPDELIQLKDSLTRLNQDFKKWRK; encoded by the coding sequence ATGAATGACAAAACTGTCCAGTTGATTGAATATGAAATTGCTCTACTTGTTCGATTGACAACAGCCCATAGTCCCCGGCTTGGTAGTCTAGACAGGGCAGAGTATCTATTATTAAGTCAACTTCAAAAATCTAGTCCCATTGCAATAAATGCCTTAGCAGAACAATTATTGCTTAATCTTTCTACTGCGAGTAGACAAATTGCTGTCTTGGAGAAGAAAGGGTATATTAAGCGCTTTCCTGACCCAATCAATGGAAGAATTAGTCTTATCGAGTTAACAGAGAAGGGATCGAATATTCTTAAAAAAGTACAAGATGCACGCTCTTCTGCTTATACTGAAATGCTAAATGAATGGTCACCAGATGAATTAATACAGTTAAAAGATAGTCTAACGCGTCTTAATCAAGATTTTAAAAAGTGGAGAAAGTAA
- a CDS encoding ABC transporter ATP-binding protein yields MAEKLLEIKNLKQYFNKGTSNEVRAIDDISFDIYKGETLGLVGESGCGKSTTGRTIIRLYNATDGEVLFNGENVHAKKSKKELKKFHQKMQMIFQDPYASLNPRSKVADIIAEGIDIHGLAKSPQQRMEMVEQLLETVGLNREHANRYPHEFSGGQRQRIGIARALAVNPEFIIADEPISALDVSIQAQVVNLMKKLQKEKGLTYLFIAHDLSMVKYISDRIGVMYFGKLVELAPADDLYNHPLHPYTQSLLSAIPLPDPDYERTRVRKTYDPSVHKYEQGEEVKMREVVPGHFVYCSEKELKQYQAEYK; encoded by the coding sequence ATGGCAGAAAAATTATTAGAAATTAAAAACTTAAAGCAATACTTCAATAAAGGAACATCAAATGAAGTACGTGCGATTGATGATATTTCCTTTGATATATATAAAGGTGAAACATTAGGTCTAGTTGGCGAATCTGGTTGTGGAAAGTCAACAACAGGACGTACGATCATTCGGTTATACAATGCAACTGATGGAGAAGTCCTTTTTAATGGAGAAAATGTACATGCGAAAAAGTCCAAAAAGGAATTAAAAAAATTCCACCAAAAAATGCAGATGATCTTCCAGGATCCTTATGCATCACTGAATCCACGATCAAAAGTTGCTGATATAATCGCTGAAGGCATTGATATTCACGGTTTAGCGAAATCGCCACAACAAAGAATGGAAATGGTAGAACAACTCCTTGAAACAGTTGGCTTAAATCGTGAGCATGCGAATCGTTATCCACATGAATTTTCAGGTGGACAAAGACAGCGTATCGGAATAGCTCGTGCACTTGCAGTAAATCCAGAGTTTATCATTGCCGATGAACCAATTTCTGCATTGGATGTTTCTATCCAAGCACAAGTGGTAAATTTAATGAAAAAGCTTCAAAAGGAAAAAGGATTGACTTATTTATTTATTGCTCATGATTTATCTATGGTTAAATATATAAGTGATCGTATTGGGGTAATGTATTTTGGTAAATTAGTGGAATTAGCACCTGCAGATGATTTATATAATCATCCACTACATCCTTACACACAATCGCTACTTTCAGCTATTCCACTTCCAGATCCAGATTATGAACGTACACGTGTTAGAAAAACTTACGATCCGTCTGTTCATAAATATGAACAAGGTGAAGAAGTGAAAATGCGTGAAGTAGTACCTGGACATTTTGTTTATTGCTCTGAGAAAGAATTAAAGCAATATCAAGCTGAATATAAATAA
- a CDS encoding ABC transporter ATP-binding protein — translation MKKMLEVKDLNISFHTFAGEVKAIRGVNFELFEGETLAIVGESGSGKSVTTKSIMRLLPPGNSEIKNGQILFNGTDIAKASEKEMQKIRGKDISMIFQDPMTSLNPTMTIGKQIMEPLLKHQKLGKEEARNRAINLLKLVGIPKPESRMKQYPHQFSGGMRQRVVIAIALACNPKVLIADEPTTALDVTIQGQILDLMKELQKKVDTSIIFITHDLGVVANVADRVAVMYGGKIVEVGTVDEIFYNPKHPYTWGLISSMPSLDATEEELYAIPGTPPDLLNPPKGDAFAPRNPYALKIDYEKEPPMFKISDTHYAATWLLHPDAPKVEPPEAVKKRMHKFNAKNNATPNKEAN, via the coding sequence ATGAAGAAAATGCTAGAAGTGAAAGATTTGAATATTTCGTTTCATACATTCGCTGGAGAGGTAAAAGCGATCCGCGGTGTAAACTTTGAATTATTTGAGGGAGAAACACTTGCAATTGTTGGAGAATCTGGTTCCGGAAAATCAGTTACCACTAAATCAATTATGAGGTTGCTACCCCCAGGAAATTCTGAAATTAAAAACGGGCAAATTCTATTTAATGGAACAGACATAGCGAAAGCTTCTGAAAAGGAAATGCAAAAAATCCGTGGTAAAGATATTTCAATGATCTTCCAGGATCCAATGACATCCTTAAACCCAACAATGACGATTGGTAAGCAAATTATGGAACCACTTTTAAAGCACCAAAAGTTAGGGAAAGAGGAAGCGAGAAATCGTGCTATTAACTTATTAAAGCTAGTAGGTATTCCGAAGCCTGAATCCCGTATGAAACAATATCCACATCAATTCTCTGGTGGGATGAGACAGCGTGTTGTTATTGCCATTGCATTAGCTTGTAATCCGAAAGTGCTTATTGCCGATGAACCAACAACTGCTTTGGACGTAACGATCCAAGGTCAAATATTAGATTTAATGAAAGAATTACAAAAGAAAGTTGATACGTCTATTATTTTTATTACACATGATTTAGGTGTTGTTGCTAACGTAGCTGACCGTGTGGCGGTTATGTATGGCGGGAAAATTGTTGAAGTTGGAACAGTTGATGAAATTTTCTATAATCCAAAGCACCCATACACATGGGGACTGATTAGTTCTATGCCAAGCCTTGATGCCACAGAGGAAGAATTATATGCAATTCCAGGAACACCACCGGACTTGTTAAACCCGCCTAAGGGGGATGCATTTGCTCCACGTAACCCTTATGCGTTGAAAATAGATTATGAAAAAGAACCACCAATGTTCAAAATTTCCGATACACATTATGCGGCAACATGGCTGCTTCATCCAGATGCACCGAAAGTAGAACCACCAGAGGCAGTGAAGAAGAGAATGCATAAATTTAATGCTAAGAACAATGCTACTCCGAATAAGGAGGCAAACTAA
- the opp3C gene encoding oligopeptide ABC transporter permease, which translates to MAEMLEKIPKELLEPAPMNHGESEVIAKPQLSFAKDAWLRVRKNKGAIISLVLLVLIILMAIIGPHLSHYNPETQNLAHANLPPRIPGLEKMGIFDGSQKIGGVETNVYKEQHLKDYYWFGTDGLGRDLFSRVWLGTRVSLYIAFLAAIIDMVIGVTYGLISGFKGGQVDNVMQRILEVISGVPNLIVVILMLLIMKPGILSITIAMVITGWIGMARVVRGQVLKLKGQEYVMASRTLGASNGRILLKHLLPNLSGVIIINTMFTIPSAIFFEAFLSFIGIGLQAPNASLGTLIEDGYKTFQFLPHLMIIPCLVICIILVACNLIGDGLRDAFDPKMRD; encoded by the coding sequence ATGGCTGAAATGTTAGAAAAAATACCAAAAGAATTGCTCGAACCCGCTCCAATGAACCATGGAGAAAGTGAAGTAATAGCGAAACCGCAACTTTCCTTTGCTAAGGATGCATGGCTAAGGGTTAGAAAGAATAAAGGGGCAATTATTAGTCTAGTTTTATTAGTACTAATTATTCTTATGGCGATTATTGGTCCACATCTTTCGCATTATAATCCAGAAACACAGAATCTTGCTCATGCCAATCTTCCGCCTAGAATCCCTGGATTAGAAAAAATGGGTATCTTTGATGGAAGTCAAAAAATTGGTGGCGTTGAAACGAATGTTTATAAAGAACAGCATTTAAAAGATTATTATTGGTTTGGAACTGATGGACTTGGCCGTGATCTCTTTTCAAGGGTATGGCTTGGAACAAGGGTTTCATTATATATCGCTTTTCTAGCAGCGATCATTGATATGGTCATTGGTGTAACCTATGGATTAATTTCTGGTTTTAAAGGCGGACAGGTTGACAATGTGATGCAACGTATATTAGAGGTCATCTCTGGTGTACCGAATTTAATTGTTGTTATTCTTATGCTATTAATCATGAAACCTGGGATATTATCAATTACCATTGCGATGGTTATCACCGGATGGATAGGAATGGCACGTGTTGTACGTGGACAAGTATTAAAACTAAAAGGTCAAGAATATGTCATGGCTTCAAGAACATTAGGAGCTTCAAATGGCAGGATCTTATTAAAACATTTATTGCCAAATTTATCAGGTGTTATTATTATCAATACAATGTTTACAATCCCAAGTGCGATCTTTTTTGAAGCATTTTTAAGCTTTATCGGTATTGGTTTACAAGCACCAAATGCATCGTTAGGAACATTAATTGAAGATGGATATAAAACATTCCAATTCTTACCTCATTTAATGATTATTCCTTGTTTAGTTATTTGTATTATTTTAGTTGCATGTAATTTAATTGGTGACGGACTTCGTGATGCATTTGATCCGAAAATGAGAGATTAA
- the opp3b gene encoding oligopeptide ABC transporter permease, with the protein MAKYISKRIIYMIITLFIISSFTFFLMKLLPGTPFRAEEKLSDEQKIILQEKYGLNDPIPVQYGRYMLNIAKGDLGVSFQFDNQPVTKLLINRMGPSLQLGFQAMFIGTLVGILLGVLAAMFQNTWIDYGSTFLAVLGKSIPSFVFAALLQYIIGVKLQWLPVASWDSFASSIMPTIALAIFPIATAARFMRTELIEVLSSDYITLAKAKGNSRMEISFKHAVRNALIPLITVLGPMAVGLMTGSMVVEQIFAIPGIGEQFVKSIQTNDYPIIMGTTIFFAFLLTVIILIVDILYGIIDPRIRVAGGKK; encoded by the coding sequence ATGGCGAAATATATTTCGAAACGTATCATTTATATGATCATTACGTTGTTCATCATTTCATCATTTACGTTTTTCTTGATGAAATTATTGCCTGGTACGCCGTTTCGAGCGGAAGAGAAGCTATCGGATGAACAAAAAATCATCTTACAAGAAAAATACGGATTGAATGACCCAATTCCTGTGCAATATGGGCGTTATATGTTGAATATTGCGAAAGGTGATTTAGGGGTATCATTCCAATTTGATAATCAACCGGTTACAAAACTATTAATCAACCGAATGGGACCATCACTTCAATTAGGTTTCCAAGCCATGTTTATAGGAACATTAGTAGGGATATTATTAGGTGTTTTAGCTGCGATGTTTCAAAATACGTGGATCGATTATGGAAGTACATTTTTAGCAGTATTAGGTAAATCGATTCCTTCTTTCGTTTTTGCTGCTCTTTTACAATATATTATAGGTGTAAAATTACAATGGCTTCCAGTTGCCTCGTGGGATAGTTTTGCTTCATCAATCATGCCTACCATCGCACTGGCTATTTTCCCAATTGCAACAGCAGCTCGTTTCATGAGGACAGAGCTAATTGAAGTACTAAGCTCAGATTATATTACTCTAGCAAAAGCAAAAGGAAATTCAAGAATGGAAATTTCATTTAAACATGCTGTCCGTAATGCATTGATTCCATTAATTACTGTATTAGGACCTATGGCAGTTGGTTTAATGACAGGTTCCATGGTAGTAGAACAAATCTTTGCCATTCCAGGGATTGGGGAGCAATTTGTTAAATCGATACAAACAAATGATTACCCTATCATCATGGGAACAACAATTTTCTTTGCATTCTTATTAACGGTAATTATCTTAATTGTTGATATTCTTTATGGAATCATAGATCCAAGAATTCGTGTAGCGGGAGGGAAAAAATAA
- a CDS encoding peptide ABC transporter substrate-binding protein — protein MKKSKFYLFTVLTLALALVLSACGTGDKKESASKGSSSAEQVLNMIEPTEIPTGDPTLATDTASFIVIGQTMEGLYTLNDKDLPVPAIADGKPEVSKDGTVYTFKLRKDAKWANGEPVTANDFVFSWRRAVDPNTGAQYAYMFADVVKNASAIMEGKAKPEDLGVKAIDDNTLEVTLEQPVPYLDSLLAFGTFVPLNEKFVKEKGDKFGTNSDNMLANGPFKLAKWDGTGLTWKYEKNDKYYDKDAVKLKEINVQVSKTPNTAVNLYNTGKVDRTGALSAEYAKQYANNKDAVKMVESSSWYLKFNQLRNGKETPLANVNIRKGLAMAFDKKAYTETVLSNGSFPSNGLVPKGVAKDPSGEKDFRDESGDLSTYDPKQAKEYWEKGLKELGVKSLELELLSDDTENAKKTSEFFQDQLQKNLPGLKLKLTNVPFKIRLQKQDQQDYDIQMAGWGADYLDAMTYLDLFVTNGGNNKAGYSNKKYDQLINDAKVKYANDPEKRWEVLLEAEKILIQDDAAIAPIYQRGHLTLTQPYVKNFEEHLFGPDYTMKNTYIEK, from the coding sequence ATGAAAAAGTCAAAATTTTATCTATTTACTGTACTTACTCTAGCACTTGCTCTAGTATTATCTGCTTGTGGTACAGGCGATAAAAAAGAAAGTGCAAGTAAAGGCAGCTCATCTGCTGAGCAAGTACTTAATATGATTGAACCAACAGAAATTCCAACAGGAGACCCGACATTAGCAACGGACACTGCTAGTTTTATTGTAATTGGACAAACAATGGAAGGTCTTTATACATTAAATGATAAAGATTTACCTGTTCCTGCAATTGCTGATGGGAAACCAGAAGTAAGTAAAGATGGTACAGTTTATACATTTAAATTACGTAAAGATGCAAAATGGGCAAATGGTGAACCAGTTACAGCAAATGATTTCGTATTCTCTTGGAGAAGAGCTGTAGATCCTAATACAGGTGCACAATATGCATACATGTTTGCAGATGTTGTTAAAAATGCAAGCGCAATTATGGAAGGTAAAGCAAAACCTGAAGATTTAGGCGTAAAAGCAATTGATGATAACACATTAGAAGTAACATTAGAACAACCAGTTCCATATTTAGATTCTTTATTAGCTTTCGGCACATTCGTTCCTTTAAATGAAAAATTCGTTAAAGAAAAAGGCGACAAATTCGGTACTAACAGCGATAATATGTTAGCAAATGGTCCATTCAAATTAGCAAAATGGGATGGAACAGGATTAACTTGGAAATATGAAAAAAATGATAAATATTATGATAAAGACGCTGTGAAATTAAAAGAAATTAATGTTCAAGTTTCAAAAACTCCAAACACTGCGGTTAACTTATATAACACTGGTAAAGTAGATCGTACAGGTGCATTAAGCGCAGAATATGCAAAACAATATGCAAACAATAAAGATGCAGTAAAAATGGTTGAATCAAGCTCTTGGTACTTAAAATTCAACCAATTACGTAATGGCAAGGAAACACCTTTAGCAAATGTAAATATTCGTAAAGGTTTAGCTATGGCTTTTGATAAAAAAGCCTATACAGAAACAGTACTTTCAAATGGATCATTCCCAAGTAATGGATTAGTTCCTAAAGGTGTAGCAAAAGATCCAAGTGGTGAAAAGGACTTCCGTGATGAAAGTGGAGATCTATCAACTTATGATCCGAAACAAGCAAAAGAATATTGGGAAAAAGGCTTAAAAGAATTAGGTGTAAAAAGCTTAGAACTTGAATTATTAAGTGATGATACTGAAAATGCGAAGAAAACAAGCGAATTCTTCCAAGATCAATTACAAAAGAATTTACCAGGCTTAAAGCTTAAATTAACAAATGTACCATTCAAAATCCGCCTTCAAAAACAAGATCAGCAAGATTATGATATCCAAATGGCTGGTTGGGGTGCAGACTATTTAGATGCAATGACATATCTTGATTTATTTGTAACAAATGGTGGTAATAACAAAGCTGGTTACTCTAATAAGAAATATGATCAGTTAATCAATGATGCAAAAGTAAAATACGCAAATGATCCTGAGAAGCGTTGGGAAGTATTGTTAGAAGCTGAAAAGATTTTAATTCAGGATGACGCTGCAATTGCACCAATCTATCAAAGAGGTCACTTAACACTAACACAGCCTTATGTGAAAAACTTTGAAGAGCATTTATTTGGCCCTGACTATACAATGAAAAATACTTATATTGAAAAATAA